The genomic DNA AAAAAATCTGATAAAATAAATCATAGGGTTGGTTTTAAATTTTTAAAAAAGATTGGTGATTATGTACATAAAAATGAAGATATAATACTAATCTATCACAATAATCACAATTTAGACCTCGTTATTAAACAATTGTATGAATCCATAAATATATCACAAAATAAGGTTAACAAAAACAAACTAATATATGAAATCCTTTAATTTTAAAGGTGTTTTATTTCCAGTTATTATCCTTATAATTTTTATATTTTATTCATTAATTAACGCACAAGAAATTCTGGTTGTCATAAGAAGCCTTTGTGGTATTGTTATACTTTTATTTATAGCTTTTATATTTTCTTCAAA from Deferribacterota bacterium includes the following:
- the deoA gene encoding pyrimidine-nucleoside phosphorylase (Catalyzes the reversible phosphorolysis of thymidine, deoxyuridine and their analogues to their respective bases and 2-deoxyribose 1-phosphate), with amino-acid sequence KKSDKINHRVGFKFLKKIGDYVHKNEDIILIYHNNHNLDLVIKQLYESINISQNKVNKNKLIYEIL